The genomic stretch CGGTCGCGGATTTGGTTGCAACCGCCGCGCTACCAATCGCGACAGCACCAATACAGCCTTGCAGCATCAGACAAGCAGACAGCAGGGCAATACAAGGGTAGATCCTCATGGGGTGCTCCTTAATCGTTCTGGTGTGGAAAAAGCGTGTTATCAATCAAATCGCACAAACAATTGACCGTTAGCATATGCATTTCCTGAATACGGGCGCTACGGTGCGACGGGATACGAATTTCCACATCCTGCTGCCCCAGTAAACCCGCCAGCTCACCACCATCGTAGCCGGTCAGCGCTACAATAGTCATGTCACGCGTAACGGCGGCTTCTACCGCTTTGACGATATCGCGGCTGTTGCCGCGTGTAGATATCGCCAGCAAGACATCGCCAGCCTGACCCAGCGCCCGTACCTGCTTGGCATAGACCTCTTCATGCAAGCGATCGTTGGCGATAGCGGTTAAGACCACGTTATCAGCATTAAGTGCAATCGCAGGCAGACTAGGCCGTTCGGTTTCAAAACGATTAATCATACTGGCGGCAAAATGCTGTGCGTTGGCGGCAGAGGTGCCGTTACCACAGCACAGGATTTTGTTGCCATTGAGCAGTGATTGCACCATGGCCAGCGCTGCGCGCGAAATGGCGTCCGGCAGTGCTTCTGCCGCAGCAATCTGGGTTTGAATGCTTTCCGTGAAACAGACTTTAATTCTCTCCAGCACGTTCAGTTAACCTGTTTTGAAGTTGAAAATCGTGGTGTGTTGAACATTCATAGTGTGTTGAACATTCATACATCGTGTGTCGAATATTCAAGGTGTTAATCCGGTTGCCCAAACGCATTCGGCAACCATTCCACCTGTGAGCCGGTTATTGCCAGAACATCAAAGCGGCAATCGGTGGCGTCGAGACTGGCACCCTGACGGGCCAGCCAGACTGACGCGGCGTGCAGCAACGATCGCTGTTTTTGCC from Dickeya zeae NCPPB 2538 encodes the following:
- the diaA gene encoding DnaA initiator-associating protein DiaA; translated protein: MLERIKVCFTESIQTQIAAAEALPDAISRAALAMVQSLLNGNKILCCGNGTSAANAQHFAASMINRFETERPSLPAIALNADNVVLTAIANDRLHEEVYAKQVRALGQAGDVLLAISTRGNSRDIVKAVEAAVTRDMTIVALTGYDGGELAGLLGQQDVEIRIPSHRSARIQEMHMLTVNCLCDLIDNTLFPHQND